From the genome of Streptococcus lutetiensis, one region includes:
- a CDS encoding glucosaminidase domain-containing protein, with product MYLAKERKRKKRRKVSGRRRRKNVPRSVLYGMTFLAFLACSTLIFFAYHSQEAANPASADTSQSSQDTTTRSFIQTIGESVRQIAAQNDLYASVMIAQAILESNSGQSKLSQAPNYNFFGIKGDYKGQSVTMQTWEDEGNGNSYTIDAQFRSYGSLEESLQDYVQFLQKDLYAGVHKSKTTSYQDATAALTGTYATDTSYGSKLNQLISEYNLTIYDSW from the coding sequence AAGACGACGGCGAAAAAATGTCCCTCGTTCTGTCTTATATGGCATGACTTTTCTAGCCTTTTTGGCTTGTTCGACTTTGATTTTCTTCGCCTATCATTCGCAGGAAGCAGCAAATCCAGCCTCCGCAGACACTAGTCAATCATCTCAAGACACAACGACCAGATCTTTCATTCAAACGATTGGTGAATCAGTTCGTCAAATCGCTGCGCAAAATGACCTTTATGCTTCGGTCATGATTGCGCAAGCTATTTTAGAGTCAAACAGTGGTCAGTCAAAACTGAGTCAAGCACCTAATTATAATTTCTTTGGCATCAAAGGGGATTATAAGGGGCAATCGGTGACTATGCAGACTTGGGAGGATGAAGGTAATGGGAATTCTTACACCATTGATGCTCAATTTCGTTCTTATGGTAGTTTGGAAGAATCCTTGCAGGATTATGTTCAGTTTCTTCAAAAAGATTTGTATGCTGGTGTGCATAAATCAAAGACTACTTCTTATCAAGATGCGACCGCAGCACTAACAGGGACTTATGCCACAGATACGTCTTACGGTAGCAAATTAAATCAGCTCATTTCAGAATACAATTTGACTATTTATGATAGTTGGTAA
- a CDS encoding DUF1149 family protein, with the protein MELVREKEFVNQYHYDARNLEWEKENGTPKTNFEVTFQLVKKDTDNNQTTIVSVLQFMIVKQEFVISGVVSQMVHIQNRIVNEPSEFTKDEVEYLAAPLLDIVQRLTYEVTEIALDRPGVKLEFRS; encoded by the coding sequence ATGGAATTAGTACGTGAAAAAGAATTTGTCAACCAATACCATTATGATGCAAGAAATCTCGAATGGGAAAAAGAAAATGGTACACCGAAGACTAATTTTGAAGTCACATTTCAATTAGTGAAAAAAGACACAGACAATAATCAAACAACAATCGTTTCTGTTTTACAATTTATGATTGTAAAACAAGAGTTTGTCATTAGTGGTGTTGTCTCACAAATGGTTCACATTCAAAATCGTATTGTTAATGAACCAAGTGAATTCACTAAGGACGAAGTTGAATATTTGGCAGCGCCTTTACTTGATATTGTGCAACGCCTAACATACGAAGTAACCGAAATTGCCCTCGATCGTCCAGGGGTTAAATTGGAGTTTAGAAGTTAA